The Aureispira anguillae genome contains a region encoding:
- a CDS encoding T9SS type A sorting domain-containing protein, which translates to MKTKPLLIGLSLILLLINGLFAQNKCCLNSTVAPEVMVNLNTGVVGLNQNTIPPTLAISASSDLPNVEYLITKRGTAALNNQGQPDTTGGGGDVVLGTDADGTFIPTNITRYNIDFSVGDTLDLIAIGYDLAIVQQLTDSLLNGYSGSSPCCDLFTLLSIALQQPSLAGFCDTLNNAGIYTGSDVTSFEEVLVVLGVFVDGQLSVESIISIFQLLNTNGTFISADCGGVGANNFIPYGIHPNKRYGYQIGNMVDLCCLGTTVAPELAVGVHGTPIESNQNTPTPVLTVNASADLPNVEYLITKRGTVALDNQGQMDTTGAEVVIGADVDGIFMPMDKSRYGIQLAVGDTFDLVAIGYDLGTLEVLMDSLLNGDNGGQPCCGVFSLIATAANAPFLAGLCDSLNNKGIYTANDFNNLEEALPIFEAFGDGQASVKTIVETLELLNDNGNLISSDCGGLGTVDFLPYGINRAKRYSYIVDHPLVVRTLSDVSLFMLYPNPAKAAAVTVYFTTSKTIDLSIKVFNTLGECVHSQTLGNVLGDFTTTIPIRDFASGMYFIELTDGHNSQAQRLLVD; encoded by the coding sequence ATGAAAACTAAACCACTATTAATAGGTCTGAGCCTAATCCTATTGTTAATAAACGGTTTATTTGCCCAAAACAAATGTTGTTTAAATTCAACAGTCGCTCCAGAAGTAATGGTTAATTTAAATACAGGAGTAGTCGGCTTAAATCAAAATACAATTCCTCCTACTTTAGCCATCAGTGCCTCGTCTGATTTGCCCAACGTAGAGTATCTTATTACCAAAAGAGGAACAGCCGCACTCAACAATCAAGGGCAACCAGATACCACTGGCGGAGGTGGTGATGTGGTGTTGGGAACAGATGCAGATGGTACCTTTATTCCAACCAATATCACTCGATATAATATCGATTTTTCTGTAGGAGATACACTTGATCTTATTGCTATTGGTTATGATTTGGCAATTGTGCAACAACTAACGGATTCTTTGTTGAATGGTTATAGTGGATCTTCTCCTTGTTGCGATTTATTCACACTATTGAGTATAGCCTTGCAACAACCTTCTCTAGCAGGCTTCTGTGACACGCTTAATAATGCAGGTATTTATACAGGTTCGGACGTTACTTCTTTTGAAGAAGTACTTGTGGTTTTAGGCGTTTTTGTAGATGGGCAATTGTCAGTTGAGTCTATTATTTCTATTTTTCAATTGTTAAATACAAATGGAACCTTTATTTCGGCAGATTGTGGGGGAGTAGGAGCTAATAATTTTATCCCGTATGGCATTCACCCGAATAAACGATATGGTTACCAAATCGGAAACATGGTTGATTTATGCTGTTTGGGAACAACGGTTGCTCCCGAATTGGCTGTTGGGGTACACGGAACACCAATTGAAAGCAATCAAAATACTCCCACTCCTGTTTTGACGGTAAATGCTTCGGCTGATTTGCCAAATGTAGAGTATCTTATTACCAAAAGAGGGACGGTCGCATTGGATAATCAAGGCCAAATGGACACCACAGGAGCAGAGGTTGTGATAGGAGCAGATGTAGATGGTATTTTTATGCCAATGGATAAATCTCGTTATGGAATACAGCTTGCTGTTGGCGATACTTTTGATTTAGTAGCCATAGGATATGATTTGGGAACGTTGGAAGTTTTAATGGATTCTTTGTTGAATGGTGATAATGGAGGGCAGCCTTGTTGTGGGGTATTTTCGCTTATCGCTACAGCAGCCAATGCTCCTTTTTTAGCTGGGCTTTGTGACAGCCTCAATAATAAAGGAATTTATACGGCAAATGATTTTAATAATTTGGAAGAAGCCTTGCCAATTTTTGAAGCATTTGGAGATGGGCAAGCTTCTGTAAAAACAATTGTTGAAACACTAGAATTATTAAATGATAATGGCAACTTAATCTCTTCTGATTGTGGCGGATTGGGAACCGTTGACTTTCTTCCTTATGGAATTAATAGAGCCAAAAGATATAGTTATATTGTAGATCATCCATTGGTAGTAAGAACCTTAAGTGATGTGTCTTTGTTTATGTTGTACCCTAATCCTGCCAAGGCTGCTGCTGTAACTGTTTATTTTACAACCAGCAAGACCATAGATTTGAGCATTAAGGTATTTAATACTTTAGGAGAATGTGTACATAGCCAAACATTAGGCAATGTTTTGGGGGATTTTACGACAACAATCCCAATTCGTGATTTTGCATCAGGAATGTACTTTATTGAATTGACAGATGGTCACAATAGCCAAGCACAGAGGTTGTTGGTTGATTAA
- a CDS encoding T9SS type A sorting domain-containing protein, producing the protein MKNNNLFLTCLLLLSLGIMGLNSLSAQCPNCTINLPAGIPADTIVVDSLPAAYKNAYYEESMSYRLPYTTDPLAAVAPPGTNVPAGLTIDHFKVLSVTGLPPGLSWIGDRPAPMTYNEAAPQTRDGCITLCGTPGASGVFIVNVNLEIQISGFVFPSPPIPLEFTVFPDTNASFTVDTSAGCAPFGVVINNLVPSNGNPGFSYFWDFNNGDTSTLENPDTVWYDFNMTSDTTVAIEQQVVIDTFPYLLESIVVATDPGNSCNDDVGIAPLVIPGAPDMYIVLIGGGDTINTDPNFALIGNTQNNEYPRDTMVFPGPIELSAGQTYSLEIWDDDSALGPLDNDDPCGSGPMSLSASLGAGVHTLTSGSMTVEVTISHYIDTITYVDSVLVRYCNVPISYINKVDRSLLVYPNPTSNFVHVQFQLNGLEENVELVLSDVLGRTVYTEQIQGFEGDYNRQVDLTNQSEGVYLLQLRVGDQVIPRKIVLRK; encoded by the coding sequence ATGAAGAACAATAACTTGTTTTTAACTTGTTTGTTGCTATTAAGCTTGGGGATAATGGGGCTAAACAGCCTTAGCGCACAGTGCCCTAACTGTACGATCAACTTGCCTGCTGGAATTCCTGCGGATACAATTGTTGTTGACTCTTTGCCTGCGGCCTACAAGAATGCCTACTATGAAGAATCAATGAGCTATCGTCTGCCTTATACAACAGATCCTTTAGCGGCTGTAGCGCCTCCAGGTACCAATGTCCCAGCAGGATTAACAATTGATCATTTTAAAGTGTTAAGCGTTACAGGTTTGCCTCCTGGGCTTTCTTGGATAGGTGATCGACCTGCTCCTATGACTTATAATGAGGCGGCTCCACAGACTCGAGATGGTTGTATTACACTCTGTGGAACTCCTGGTGCTTCAGGGGTTTTTATTGTGAATGTTAATTTAGAAATTCAAATTAGTGGTTTTGTTTTCCCTTCACCTCCAATTCCTTTAGAATTTACTGTTTTTCCAGATACAAATGCTTCTTTTACCGTGGATACCTCAGCAGGCTGTGCACCATTTGGCGTTGTGATTAACAACCTTGTTCCAAGTAATGGGAATCCTGGGTTTTCTTACTTCTGGGATTTTAACAATGGGGATACATCAACCTTAGAGAACCCTGACACGGTATGGTATGACTTCAATATGACTTCAGATACAACAGTAGCAATTGAGCAGCAGGTTGTGATTGACACTTTTCCTTATTTGTTAGAATCAATTGTTGTTGCTACAGATCCTGGCAATAGTTGTAATGACGATGTAGGGATTGCTCCTCTTGTAATTCCTGGTGCTCCCGATATGTATATTGTTCTGATAGGAGGAGGAGATACCATTAATACAGACCCTAATTTTGCCTTAATAGGGAATACTCAAAACAACGAATACCCAAGAGACACCATGGTATTTCCTGGTCCAATTGAATTGAGTGCAGGACAAACTTATAGTTTGGAAATATGGGATGATGACAGTGCCTTAGGTCCATTGGATAATGATGATCCTTGTGGCAGTGGTCCTATGTCTTTGAGTGCTTCATTGGGGGCAGGGGTACATACGTTGACAAGCGGATCTATGACAGTAGAGGTGACCATCTCTCATTATATCGATACCATTACTTATGTAGATAGTGTATTGGTTCGTTATTGCAATGTTCCAATTAGTTATATTAATAAAGTAGATCGTTCTTTATTGGTTTACCCTAATCCAACTTCAAATTTTGTCCATGTTCAGTTTCAACTAAATGGTTTGGAGGAAAATGTTGAACTTGTACTTAGTGATGTCTTGGGAAGAACCGTTTATACAGAACAGATACAAGGTTTTGAGGGCGATTATAATAGACAAGTTGATTTAACCAACCAATCTGAGGGCGTTTATTTGCTGCAATTGAGAGTTGGAGATCAGGTAATACCTCGAAAAATAGTTCTTCGAAAATAA
- a CDS encoding TonB-dependent receptor: protein MKRQSLLYWLFSLTLILMSSIAWGQGTIKGILMDSIENEPMLGAEIRINDTEGNFVTGGASDFVEGAYEIAVAAGTYDLSCSYMGYSTVTKRITIKNGETLSLNINMAEEVNVLKVVTKTASRFETSVGKSSISIDVVKPDLVDNTNATKVDEVVDKIPGVAVVDGQANIRGGSGFSYGAGSRVLLLVDDLPLLTGDAGQPNWRDIPVENISQIEVVKGAASALYGSSALNGIINIRTAYAKNKPVTKVSVFQTSFLDPKRVETAWWKRDSLEVWDAADNDPNDADTITPALLSGRNGYRKPIEMGVQFAHRHKIGKFDLTLGGNYFYQDSYRAGSYERKFRFNANTRYRFNTKVNAGINLNFNHGLSSSFFLWNNTGIWFGGFRGENNANHIYEPLAGSITESTITRFNVDPFLTAYDKKEGRHRLQTRYYYVNNQNGQNQSNLSHLAYGEYQYQRKFSINSAFFGDFKLVAGAVGTYTFSRSQLFGNADYNITNGGLYVQGEQGFFKEKNSENTKLNVTFGIRWEVFNIQSPDSIQVDARDGVLVKNPEVNSIDSTGIPRPRFRIGLNYELTPFTFVRASWGEGYRYPTIAERYITTQIGSGSQKLAILANPRLKPESGWSAEIGIKQGFKIGNWKGFADLSGFWTEYQDMMEFTFGGGDPAATDAQNIFFQSINVDDTRIRGFEFSLMGSGNIGPVSMNVLAGYTFIAPEFQNWDQDTVIQTLSTSNYNILKYRNVHNFKFDVEAFFLKNKALSVGFSLNYNSRMENIDKAFEDIVYILPGDDDLFGIGYYRDNYNNGEFLNLGARIGYRHAFKNSDDKEIAAVKLSLVGKNLLNQEYMIRPALVDAPANITVRLDVEF from the coding sequence ATGAAAAGACAATCCCTATTATATTGGTTATTTAGTTTAACCTTAATTTTGATGAGTTCAATTGCTTGGGGGCAGGGAACAATCAAAGGAATTTTAATGGATTCTATAGAAAATGAGCCAATGCTAGGTGCAGAAATCCGTATCAACGATACGGAGGGAAATTTTGTAACGGGTGGTGCTTCGGATTTTGTAGAGGGAGCCTATGAAATAGCGGTAGCTGCTGGCACCTATGATCTATCCTGTAGTTATATGGGCTATTCAACAGTTACCAAAAGAATTACTATAAAAAATGGCGAAACCTTAAGCCTAAACATCAATATGGCTGAAGAGGTCAATGTATTAAAAGTAGTCACCAAAACGGCATCAAGATTTGAAACCTCCGTTGGTAAATCTTCGATTTCTATTGATGTAGTAAAACCAGATTTGGTAGACAACACCAATGCAACAAAAGTGGATGAAGTCGTAGATAAAATACCAGGTGTTGCCGTTGTTGATGGGCAAGCCAATATTCGTGGAGGTTCTGGCTTTTCTTATGGCGCAGGTAGTCGAGTATTGCTATTGGTAGATGACTTGCCTCTATTGACGGGGGATGCTGGACAGCCCAACTGGCGTGATATTCCTGTTGAAAACATCTCTCAAATTGAGGTGGTCAAGGGAGCAGCTTCAGCGCTTTATGGTTCATCTGCTCTAAATGGAATTATCAACATCCGTACTGCTTATGCCAAAAACAAGCCTGTCACTAAGGTATCTGTTTTTCAAACTTCTTTTTTAGATCCAAAACGTGTTGAGACAGCTTGGTGGAAAAGAGACTCACTAGAAGTTTGGGATGCAGCAGATAACGACCCGAATGATGCTGATACCATAACCCCTGCCCTTTTGTCTGGGCGCAATGGTTATCGAAAGCCTATAGAGATGGGAGTACAATTTGCTCATAGACATAAAATCGGCAAATTTGACTTAACATTGGGTGGTAATTATTTTTATCAAGATTCTTATAGAGCGGGTTCCTATGAGCGTAAATTCCGTTTTAACGCCAATACACGTTATCGCTTTAATACAAAAGTCAACGCAGGGATAAATTTAAACTTTAATCATGGTTTATCTTCTAGCTTTTTCTTGTGGAATAATACAGGAATCTGGTTTGGTGGTTTCAGAGGCGAAAACAATGCTAACCATATCTATGAACCATTGGCGGGAAGTATTACAGAATCAACCATTACTCGTTTTAATGTAGATCCTTTCTTAACTGCTTATGACAAAAAGGAAGGTCGCCATAGATTACAAACACGTTATTATTATGTAAATAATCAAAATGGTCAAAATCAGTCTAACTTATCCCACTTGGCTTATGGAGAATATCAATACCAAAGAAAATTCTCTATTAATTCTGCTTTCTTTGGCGATTTCAAACTTGTAGCAGGAGCTGTTGGAACCTATACTTTTTCTCGCTCTCAATTATTTGGAAACGCAGATTACAACATTACAAATGGAGGGCTTTATGTACAGGGTGAGCAAGGTTTCTTCAAAGAAAAAAACTCCGAGAACACAAAGCTTAATGTTACATTTGGCATTCGTTGGGAAGTATTTAATATCCAAAGCCCTGATTCTATCCAGGTAGATGCAAGAGATGGGGTTTTGGTTAAGAATCCTGAAGTAAATTCTATCGACAGTACAGGAATACCAAGACCTCGATTCCGTATTGGTCTTAACTATGAACTTACGCCTTTTACCTTTGTGCGAGCATCTTGGGGAGAAGGTTATCGCTACCCTACTATTGCAGAGCGTTATATTACAACTCAAATTGGTAGCGGAAGTCAGAAGTTAGCTATTCTCGCCAATCCTCGATTAAAACCTGAATCGGGCTGGTCGGCAGAAATTGGCATCAAGCAGGGTTTTAAAATTGGGAATTGGAAAGGTTTTGCCGATTTATCTGGTTTCTGGACAGAATACCAAGATATGATGGAATTTACCTTTGGAGGCGGAGATCCAGCGGCAACAGATGCTCAGAATATTTTCTTTCAATCCATCAATGTAGATGATACCCGAATTAGAGGCTTTGAATTTAGTTTAATGGGTTCTGGCAATATTGGCCCTGTTAGCATGAATGTTTTGGCAGGTTATACCTTCATTGCTCCAGAATTTCAAAACTGGGATCAAGACACAGTTATTCAAACCTTGTCCACTTCCAATTACAATATTCTAAAATATCGTAATGTCCACAACTTTAAATTTGATGTTGAAGCTTTCTTCTTAAAAAACAAAGCCTTGTCTGTTGGTTTTTCTTTAAACTACAACAGCAGGATGGAAAATATCGACAAAGCATTCGAAGATATTGTTTATATACTTCCTGGAGATGATGATTTATTTGGTATTGGCTACTATAGAGACAATTACAATAATGGCGAATTTCTTAATCTAGGTGCTCGGATTGGTTATCGCCATGCTTTCAAAAATAGCGATGACAAGGAAATTGCAGCCGTTAAGTTATCCCTTGTTGGCAAAAATTTATTAAATCAAGAATATATGATTCGCCCAGCATTGGTCGATGCGCCTGCTAATATTACGGTTCGATTAGATGTTGAATTTTAA
- a CDS encoding DUF1571 domain-containing protein, with product MKSFSSILLLSFCSIVSVSAQDAVTIIGKMRTAISKINKSSFELHSKERFGDKYVYKKMKFHMQESPKKVYMKDLEKGVELLYVVGWNNNKGYINPNGFPWINVSLSVYDSKVVAENHHTVDDAGLGFVNTLLNGFESTVEKAGKEKSSLYTYKGDVTYEGRSCYKIYIVPPTEFKYISYTTKRDQNLMQLSRRIVASDFLMKEKNRLSYTRTIKKGTTLTVPNAYAKKVIVYIDKKTYMPVVQMLYDEKGLFEKYEYKNISLYPKFASNEFTTDCASYGF from the coding sequence ATGAAATCATTCTCTTCCATTCTCTTACTTTCCTTTTGTTCTATTGTTTCTGTTTCAGCGCAGGATGCTGTGACCATTATTGGGAAAATGCGCACTGCAATTAGTAAAATCAATAAATCTTCTTTTGAACTACACTCAAAAGAGCGGTTTGGAGATAAGTACGTTTATAAGAAAATGAAATTTCATATGCAAGAAAGCCCTAAAAAGGTTTATATGAAAGATCTAGAGAAGGGAGTAGAATTGCTTTATGTTGTTGGCTGGAACAACAACAAAGGATACATCAATCCCAATGGTTTCCCTTGGATTAACGTAAGTTTAAGTGTTTATGATTCAAAGGTAGTTGCCGAAAACCATCACACGGTAGATGATGCTGGTTTGGGCTTTGTTAATACCTTGCTAAATGGTTTTGAATCGACTGTAGAAAAAGCAGGCAAAGAAAAGAGCTCTTTGTATACCTATAAAGGAGATGTAACCTATGAAGGACGTTCTTGTTATAAAATCTATATTGTACCACCTACGGAGTTTAAGTATATTTCTTATACAACCAAACGAGATCAGAACTTAATGCAACTTTCTCGTAGAATTGTTGCTTCTGATTTTTTAATGAAAGAAAAAAATCGCCTTTCTTATACTCGAACAATCAAAAAGGGAACCACCTTAACCGTACCCAATGCCTATGCAAAAAAGGTAATTGTGTATATTGATAAAAAAACGTATATGCCCGTTGTACAGATGTTGTATGACGAAAAAGGGCTTTTTGAAAAGTATGAATACAAGAATATATCTCTTTATCCTAAATTTGCTAGCAATGAGTTTACAACAGATTGTGCAAGCTATGGGTTTTAG
- a CDS encoding T9SS type A sorting domain-containing protein produces MKKLATLFAACLGLMASTSYGQTCCGASTVAPEITTGFHSANQIAGNANTPAPVLATNASVDLPTVEYIVTKRNTPALNNLGTPDTTGGGGDVIIGADIDGIFMPDDMNRYGVTLNAGDTFDLTAVGYDIAIIRTLADSLLNGYSGSKPCCELFGLMSIALQEPAIAGFCDSVNNAGIYNSSDIHGMNEVLAIFDVFSKGQTSLGTVISTLAIINENGNFISGDCGGIGTGQVNFVPYGINRTAQYGYDREGTIAVKKLSDVSLFMLYPNPANTAIVNVYFTTSKTVDLNINVFDALGQRVHSQTLGNVSGDFNTTIPVRDLSSGMYFVELTDGHSSQTHKLLVD; encoded by the coding sequence ATGAAAAAACTAGCTACTTTGTTTGCTGCATGTTTGGGATTGATGGCATCAACAAGTTATGGTCAAACTTGTTGTGGAGCGTCAACGGTTGCTCCTGAAATTACAACAGGTTTTCATTCTGCCAACCAAATTGCGGGAAATGCTAACACTCCTGCACCTGTATTAGCTACCAATGCTTCTGTGGACTTACCAACGGTAGAATATATAGTAACAAAAAGAAACACACCCGCTTTAAACAACCTTGGAACGCCAGATACTACTGGTGGTGGTGGTGATGTCATTATTGGTGCGGATATAGATGGTATTTTTATGCCAGATGATATGAATCGTTATGGGGTAACACTTAATGCTGGCGATACGTTTGATTTAACAGCCGTAGGTTATGATATTGCTATCATTAGAACACTTGCCGATTCTTTATTGAATGGGTACTCTGGAAGTAAACCTTGTTGTGAACTTTTTGGGTTGATGTCTATTGCTTTGCAAGAGCCTGCTATTGCAGGATTCTGCGATAGTGTTAATAATGCAGGGATTTATAATTCTTCAGATATTCACGGTATGAACGAGGTTTTGGCGATTTTTGATGTATTTTCAAAAGGGCAAACTTCTTTGGGAACCGTAATTTCAACTTTGGCTATTATTAATGAAAATGGTAATTTCATCTCTGGAGATTGTGGAGGAATTGGTACAGGACAAGTTAATTTTGTTCCTTATGGTATTAATAGAACTGCTCAATATGGTTATGATAGAGAAGGAACCATTGCTGTTAAAAAATTGAGCGATGTATCTTTGTTTATGTTGTATCCTAATCCTGCTAATACTGCTATTGTAAATGTTTATTTTACAACCAGCAAAACAGTAGATTTAAACATTAACGTATTTGATGCTTTAGGGCAGCGTGTACACAGCCAAACATTGGGTAATGTTTCTGGTGACTTTAATACTACAATCCCTGTTCGTGATCTTTCATCAGGAATGTACTTTGTTGAATTAACAGATGGTCACAGCAGCCAAACACACAAATTATTGGTGGATTAA
- a CDS encoding class I SAM-dependent methyltransferase yields MNFQYNNQSYTIKRYPLSNNSSLQAWSAADEHLLKYIEHLPQANTNVTIINDRFGFLSCLLHPYQPNTIWTNKSHQKATEYNLRNNNIAPSNITFQTILSPDLGITDVGFLKIPKSLALFRLFLYQLSQSANKNTIVYCSFMTRHFSPKILRIAEDFFEHIEQSKAWKKSRVLLLKQPKAHQIETLTHKINWEQEVFHQYFGVFSAGHIDYASQFLIHNLPPVSSYKRVLDLASGNGILAASIRKRNPTCELHLLDDFFLAVESSKLNLEQNNTFFHNNDNLEHFPANHFDCIISNPPFHFEHEVNIDISLSLFKEVRRSLAPNGHFILVANKHLNYKTHLDLLFPKVFIIKENKKFVVYQCNISV; encoded by the coding sequence GTGAATTTTCAATACAACAATCAATCTTATACCATAAAACGGTATCCGCTCAGCAATAATTCTTCTTTACAAGCTTGGAGTGCAGCAGATGAACACCTACTAAAATACATAGAGCACTTACCACAAGCTAATACAAATGTTACCATTATCAATGATCGATTTGGCTTTTTGAGTTGTTTGTTGCATCCCTACCAACCGAATACAATTTGGACGAATAAATCGCACCAAAAAGCAACCGAATACAATTTAAGGAACAATAATATTGCGCCCTCCAACATTACATTTCAAACCATTCTATCTCCTGATTTGGGCATAACGGATGTTGGTTTCTTAAAAATTCCCAAATCCCTAGCCCTTTTTCGACTATTTCTTTATCAATTGTCTCAAAGTGCCAACAAAAACACGATCGTATATTGTAGCTTTATGACTCGGCATTTTAGCCCTAAAATATTACGTATTGCAGAAGATTTTTTTGAGCATATCGAACAAAGCAAGGCTTGGAAAAAGTCAAGAGTTCTTTTGTTAAAGCAACCCAAAGCACATCAAATAGAAACGCTAACGCACAAAATTAATTGGGAACAAGAGGTCTTTCATCAATATTTTGGCGTGTTTTCGGCTGGGCACATAGATTATGCTAGCCAATTTTTGATTCACAACCTACCACCTGTTTCTTCTTATAAACGAGTGTTAGATTTAGCCTCTGGCAACGGAATACTTGCCGCAAGTATTCGCAAAAGAAACCCTACCTGCGAATTGCACTTATTAGATGATTTTTTCTTAGCGGTAGAATCCTCCAAATTAAATCTAGAACAGAATAATACATTTTTTCATAATAATGACAACCTAGAACACTTCCCAGCCAACCATTTTGACTGCATTATATCGAACCCTCCTTTTCATTTTGAACACGAAGTTAATATTGACATTTCGCTGTCTTTATTTAAAGAAGTAAGACGATCTTTAGCGCCCAATGGGCACTTTATTTTAGTTGCAAACAAGCATCTTAACTACAAAACACATCTAGATTTGCTATTTCCTAAGGTATTTATCATCAAAGAGAATAAAAAATTTGTTGTTTACCAATGTAATATTTCAGTATAA
- a CDS encoding DUF6089 family protein: MQYIPRYPIEVGLHLGTTQFLGDLGGTSSAGQGFIADTDFLSIRSSFGLFSRYNMGGHFSFRLEMSYINLAGNDKFAGKDFSSTKFGSEDGWFRYYRNLHVHTHVFELSNSCQFIPYNFKLTGSRYTNSKQNVLSPYFVLGAGFIVFSPQAKYDGKWVDLKPLSTEGQGIIAGKDPYSSVQFIIPTGFGIQWEHNHDWLLSIEISHRFTFTDYLDDVSTDYVHPSIFADHFSPEKAALATALARRSQEQDPQDIYGYITAPGAQRGDPKNNDAYYTIAVRFAIYLKKSRPLALVKDY, translated from the coding sequence ATGCAATATATTCCTCGCTATCCAATTGAAGTTGGGCTTCATTTGGGTACAACACAATTTTTGGGCGACTTAGGAGGTACCAGTAGTGCGGGGCAAGGTTTTATTGCGGATACTGATTTTTTAAGTATTCGATCCTCTTTTGGTCTTTTTAGTCGTTACAATATGGGTGGACACTTTTCATTTCGATTAGAAATGTCTTATATTAATCTCGCAGGAAACGACAAATTTGCAGGCAAAGATTTTTCTTCGACTAAATTCGGTTCTGAAGATGGATGGTTTAGGTATTATCGCAACTTGCACGTTCATACCCATGTATTTGAACTCAGTAATAGTTGTCAGTTTATTCCGTATAATTTTAAACTAACAGGTAGTCGCTATACCAATTCAAAGCAAAATGTCCTTTCTCCCTATTTCGTTTTGGGAGCTGGTTTTATTGTTTTTAGCCCACAAGCAAAATACGATGGAAAATGGGTAGATCTTAAACCCTTAAGCACGGAGGGACAAGGAATCATAGCGGGCAAAGATCCCTATAGTTCTGTTCAATTTATCATCCCTACTGGTTTTGGCATTCAATGGGAACACAATCACGATTGGTTGTTATCCATAGAAATTAGCCACCGTTTTACGTTTACCGATTACTTGGATGATGTCTCAACAGATTATGTCCACCCTTCTATTTTTGCGGATCACTTTAGCCCCGAAAAAGCAGCCCTTGCTACAGCCCTCGCTCGCCGATCGCAAGAACAAGATCCCCAAGATATTTATGGTTATATCACTGCACCAGGAGCACAGCGTGGAGATCCTAAAAACAATGATGCTTATTATACCATCGCTGTTCGCTTTGCAATTTATTTAAAAAAGTCTAGACCTTTGGCCTTAGTTAAAGATTATTGA